The genomic DNA TCCAGCCGTAGCCGCGTTCGAATTTGTCGGCGGGCGCCACCCATTCGGCGCGACGCCGTGCCAGCGTCTCCTCGTCCACCAACATGTCGATCGAGCGGTTCGGTACATCGACGCGGATGATGTCGCCCGTGCGCACCAAGGCCAGCGGCCCGCCGATATGGGCTTCCGGCGCCACATGAAGAATGCAGGCGCCGTAGCTGGTGCCGCTCATGCGGGAATCGGAAATCCGCAGCATGTCGCGGATGCCCTGCTTGATCAGTTTCTTGGGGATCGGCAGCATGCCCCACTCCGGCATGCCTGGACCCCCTTTCGGGCCTGCATTGCGCAGCACCATGATATGGTCTGCGGTAACGTCGAGATTCTCGTCCTCGACCGCCTTCTTCATCTCCGGATAGCTGTCGAACACGAGGGCCGGGCCTTCATGGACGCGCAGGCGCTCTTCGCAGGCCGATGGCTTGATGACGCAGCCATCGGGCGCGAGATTGCCGCGCAGGACCGCCAGCGAGCCTTCGTGATAGATCGGGTTGGAAAGCGGGCGGATGACGTCGTCGTTGTAGACTTCCGCCCCCTCCAGCGTCTCGCCAAGCTTGAAACCGCTCACCGTCATGACGTCGAGATTGAGCCTGTCCTTCATCTCGTTCATCAGTGCACGCAGGCCGCCGGCGTAATAGAAATCCTCCATCAGGTATTGCTTGCCCGAGGGGCGGATGTTGGCGATCACCGGCGTGGTGCGGCCGGCCTTGTCGAGATCATCGAGTGTCAACGGCACCCCGGCGCGGCGCGCCATGGCGATCAGATGCACGACTGCATTGGTGGAACATCCTGTCGCCATGGCGATAGTGACGGAATTGTCTACGGATTCGCGGGTAATGATCTTGTCCGGCGTTAGGTCCTCGAACACCATCTCGACGGCCCGGCGACCGCAACGCGTTGACATGCGGATATGGTTGGCATCGGCGGCGGGGATCGAGCTTGCCCCCGGCAACGTCAAACCCATGGATTCGGCGATTGCCGTCATCGTGCTGGCCGTGCCGAAAGTCATGCAATGGCCGAAGGAGCGGGCAATGCCCTCCTCGACGCCGGTCCACTGCTCGTCGGAGATTGTGCCGGCGCGGCGTTCATCCCAGTATTTCCAGGAATCCGAGCCAGACCCCAGATACTCGCCCTTGTAGTTGCCACGAAGCATCGGCCCCGCCGGTAGGAAAATCATCGGATATCCGGCGCTGACGGCGCCCATGACAAGAGCGGGTGTGGTTTTGTCGCAGCCGCCCATTAGTACGACGCCATCGATCGGTTGCGAGCGTAGCAGTTCCTCAGCCTCCATCGCCAGGAAGTTGCGATAGAGCATACTTGTCGGCTTCAGCGCGCTTTCGGAGAGCGATTGGACCGGCAACTCGACCGGGAATCCGCCCGCCTGCAGCACGCCACGTTTCACATCTTCGACACGGTGCTTGAAATGCGCGTGACAGGCATTGAGATCGGACCATGTGTTGAGGATGGCGATGATTGGCTTCTTCCCCCAATCCTTCTCGTCATA from Pararhizobium gei includes the following:
- the araD gene encoding L-arabinonate dehydratase, which translates into the protein MSKTVSALRSARWFAPDDLRSSGHRSRLMQMGYDEKDWGKKPIIAILNTWSDLNACHAHFKHRVEDVKRGVLQAGGFPVELPVQSLSESALKPTSMLYRNFLAMEAEELLRSQPIDGVVLMGGCDKTTPALVMGAVSAGYPMIFLPAGPMLRGNYKGEYLGSGSDSWKYWDERRAGTISDEQWTGVEEGIARSFGHCMTFGTASTMTAIAESMGLTLPGASSIPAADANHIRMSTRCGRRAVEMVFEDLTPDKIITRESVDNSVTIAMATGCSTNAVVHLIAMARRAGVPLTLDDLDKAGRTTPVIANIRPSGKQYLMEDFYYAGGLRALMNEMKDRLNLDVMTVSGFKLGETLEGAEVYNDDVIRPLSNPIYHEGSLAVLRGNLAPDGCVIKPSACEERLRVHEGPALVFDSYPEMKKAVEDENLDVTADHIMVLRNAGPKGGPGMPEWGMLPIPKKLIKQGIRDMLRISDSRMSGTSYGACILHVAPEAHIGGPLALVRTGDIIRVDVPNRSIDMLVDEETLARRRAEWVAPADKFERGYGWMFSKHIMQANDGCDFDFLKTEFGKSAGEPDIF